In Nymphaea colorata isolate Beijing-Zhang1983 chromosome 3, ASM883128v2, whole genome shotgun sequence, a genomic segment contains:
- the LOC116249936 gene encoding uncharacterized protein LOC116249936, with protein MARPLPFVAAFLVLMIITTNLSSTANANSGSLLTVYWGHQCFDGPSETYRHCGCHNIEHNYRHHHHHHRHVASYEYKHFHGRPATLFEDRDCGGSPYRLPGQEDRKCSGHFPWKSVMIWC; from the coding sequence ATGGCCAGACCTCTTCCCTTTGTCGCCGCCTTCCTGGTCCTCATGATCATCACAACCAACCTCTCTTCCACCGCAAATGCAAATTCCGGCAGCCTCCTGACGGTGTACTGGGGACACCAATGCTTCGACGGACCTTCTGAGACATACCGCCACTGTGGTTGCCACAACATCGAGCACAActaccgccaccaccaccaccaccaccgtcaCGTAGCATCGTATGAGTATAAACATTTCCATGGAAGGCCGGCCACTCTGTTCGAAGACCGAGATTGTGGTGGTAGTCCCTACCGACTACCTGGGCAAGAAGACAGAAAGTGCAGCGGCCATTTCCCATGGAAGAGTGTCATGATCTGGTGTTGA